One part of the Vitis riparia cultivar Riparia Gloire de Montpellier isolate 1030 chromosome 8, EGFV_Vit.rip_1.0, whole genome shotgun sequence genome encodes these proteins:
- the LOC117919977 gene encoding COP9 signalosome complex subunit 2 isoform X4 encodes MGSDMEDYGFEYSEEEPEEQDVDIENQYYNSKGLVETDPEGALAGFAEVVRMEPEKAEWGFKALKQTVKLYYRLGKYKEMMEAYRVMLTYIKSAVTRNYSEKCINNIMDFVSGSASQNFGLLQEFYQTTLKALEEAKNERLWFKTNLKLCKIWFDMGEYGRMNKILKELHKSCRREDGTDDQKKGTQLLEVYAIEIQMYTETKNNKKLKQLYQKALTIKSAIPHPRIMGIIHECGGKMHMAERQWADAATDFFEAFKNYDEAGNQRRIQCLKYLVLANMLMESEVNPFDGQEAKPYKNDPEILAMTNLIAAYQRNEILEFEKILKSNRRTIMDDLFIRNYIEDLLKNIRTQVLLKLIKPYTRIRIPFISKELNVPEEDVEQLLVSLILDNRIQGHIDQVNRLLERGDRSKGMKKYAAVEKWNTQLKSLYQTISNRVG; translated from the exons ATGGGTTCCG ACATGGAGGATTATGGATTTGAGTACTCAGAAGAGGAGCCTGAGGAGCAGGATGTTGATATTGAGAATCAATATTACAATTCTAAAG GTTTGGTTGAGACTGATCCAGAAGGTGCACTTGCTGGCTTTGCTGAAGTAGTTCGCATGGAACCAGAGAAGGCAGAGTG GGGATTTAAAGCTCTAAAACAAACAGTCAAGCTTTATTATCGGTTAGGGAAGTATAAAGAGATGATGGAAGCCTACAGGGTGATGTTGACCTATATTAAATCTGCAGTGACACGAAACTACAGTGAAAAATGCATCAACAACATCATGGATTTTGTTTCTGGATCAGCTAGCCAGAATTTTGGGCTTCTGCAAGAGTTTTACCAGACCACTCTGAAGGCCCTTGAAGAGGCAAAAAATGAG AGATTGTGGTTTAAGACAAATCTTAAGCTTTGCAAGATTTGGTTCGACATGGGTGAATATGGGCGAATGAATAAG ATTTTGAAAGAACTTCACAAATCTTGTCGAAGAGAAGATGGTACAGATGATCAAAAGAAAGGAACCCAACTTTTGGAAGTATATGCAATTGAGATTCAAATGTATACTGAGACcaagaataacaaaaaactcAAG CAACTATACCAGAAAGCACTTACAATCAAATCAGCCATACCCCATCCAAGAATAATGGGGATAATTCATGAATGTGGTGGGAAAATGCATATGGCAGAGCGCCAATGGGCAGATGCAGCAACTGACTTTTTTGAAGCTTTTAAGAATTATGATGAAGCTGGGAATCAGCGACGTATCCAATGCTTAAA ATACTTGGTTCTGGCTAACATGCTCATGGAGTCAGAAGTTAATCCTTTTGATGGACAGGAGGCAAAGCC ATATAAAAATGATCCTGAAATTTTGGCCATGACAAATCTGATAGCAGCATATCAACGCAATGAGATATTGGAGTTTGAAAAAATTCTGAAG AGTAATCGAAGAACAATCATGGATGATCTCTTCATCAGAAATTACATCGAGGAtctgttaaaaaatataagaacacAAGTGTTGCTCAAGCTCATCAAACCATACACGAGAATCCGTATCCCTTTCATATCAAAG GAGCTGAATGTGCCAGAGGAAGATGTTGAGCAGCTGTTGGTGTCGCTGATTTTGGATAACCGAATTCAAGGGCATATTGATCAAGTGAACCGATTATTAGAGCGTGGTGACAG ATCGAAAGGAATGAAGAAGTATGCAGCAGTGGAGAAATGGAACACACAGCTTAAATCCCTTTATCAAACTATTAGCAATCGAGTGGGTTGA
- the LOC117919977 gene encoding COP9 signalosome complex subunit 2 isoform X1, which translates to MPLRDADMEDYGFEYSEEEPEEQDVDIENQYYNSKGLVETDPEGALAGFAEVVRMEPEKAEWGFKALKQTVKLYYRLGKYKEMMEAYRVMLTYIKSAVTRNYSEKCINNIMDFVSGSASQNFGLLQEFYQTTLKALEEAKNERLWFKTNLKLCKIWFDMGEYGRMNKILKELHKSCRREDGTDDQKKGTQLLEVYAIEIQMYTETKNNKKLKQLYQKALTIKSAIPHPRIMGIIHECGGKMHMAERQWADAATDFFEAFKNYDEAGNQRRIQCLKYLVLANMLMESEVNPFDGQEAKPYKNDPEILAMTNLIAAYQRNEILEFEKILKSNRRTIMDDLFIRNYIEDLLKNIRTQVLLKLIKPYTRIRIPFISKELNVPEEDVEQLLVSLILDNRIQGHIDQVNRLLERGDRSKGMKKYAAVEKWNTQLKSLYQTISNRVG; encoded by the exons ATGCCTTTGAGGG ATGCAGACATGGAGGATTATGGATTTGAGTACTCAGAAGAGGAGCCTGAGGAGCAGGATGTTGATATTGAGAATCAATATTACAATTCTAAAG GTTTGGTTGAGACTGATCCAGAAGGTGCACTTGCTGGCTTTGCTGAAGTAGTTCGCATGGAACCAGAGAAGGCAGAGTG GGGATTTAAAGCTCTAAAACAAACAGTCAAGCTTTATTATCGGTTAGGGAAGTATAAAGAGATGATGGAAGCCTACAGGGTGATGTTGACCTATATTAAATCTGCAGTGACACGAAACTACAGTGAAAAATGCATCAACAACATCATGGATTTTGTTTCTGGATCAGCTAGCCAGAATTTTGGGCTTCTGCAAGAGTTTTACCAGACCACTCTGAAGGCCCTTGAAGAGGCAAAAAATGAG AGATTGTGGTTTAAGACAAATCTTAAGCTTTGCAAGATTTGGTTCGACATGGGTGAATATGGGCGAATGAATAAG ATTTTGAAAGAACTTCACAAATCTTGTCGAAGAGAAGATGGTACAGATGATCAAAAGAAAGGAACCCAACTTTTGGAAGTATATGCAATTGAGATTCAAATGTATACTGAGACcaagaataacaaaaaactcAAG CAACTATACCAGAAAGCACTTACAATCAAATCAGCCATACCCCATCCAAGAATAATGGGGATAATTCATGAATGTGGTGGGAAAATGCATATGGCAGAGCGCCAATGGGCAGATGCAGCAACTGACTTTTTTGAAGCTTTTAAGAATTATGATGAAGCTGGGAATCAGCGACGTATCCAATGCTTAAA ATACTTGGTTCTGGCTAACATGCTCATGGAGTCAGAAGTTAATCCTTTTGATGGACAGGAGGCAAAGCC ATATAAAAATGATCCTGAAATTTTGGCCATGACAAATCTGATAGCAGCATATCAACGCAATGAGATATTGGAGTTTGAAAAAATTCTGAAG AGTAATCGAAGAACAATCATGGATGATCTCTTCATCAGAAATTACATCGAGGAtctgttaaaaaatataagaacacAAGTGTTGCTCAAGCTCATCAAACCATACACGAGAATCCGTATCCCTTTCATATCAAAG GAGCTGAATGTGCCAGAGGAAGATGTTGAGCAGCTGTTGGTGTCGCTGATTTTGGATAACCGAATTCAAGGGCATATTGATCAAGTGAACCGATTATTAGAGCGTGGTGACAG ATCGAAAGGAATGAAGAAGTATGCAGCAGTGGAGAAATGGAACACACAGCTTAAATCCCTTTATCAAACTATTAGCAATCGAGTGGGTTGA
- the LOC117919977 gene encoding COP9 signalosome complex subunit 2 isoform X3 — MPLRDMEDYGFEYSEEEPEEQDVDIENQYYNSKGLVETDPEGALAGFAEVVRMEPEKAEWGFKALKQTVKLYYRLGKYKEMMEAYRVMLTYIKSAVTRNYSEKCINNIMDFVSGSASQNFGLLQEFYQTTLKALEEAKNERLWFKTNLKLCKIWFDMGEYGRMNKILKELHKSCRREDGTDDQKKGTQLLEVYAIEIQMYTETKNNKKLKQLYQKALTIKSAIPHPRIMGIIHECGGKMHMAERQWADAATDFFEAFKNYDEAGNQRRIQCLKYLVLANMLMESEVNPFDGQEAKPYKNDPEILAMTNLIAAYQRNEILEFEKILKSNRRTIMDDLFIRNYIEDLLKNIRTQVLLKLIKPYTRIRIPFISKELNVPEEDVEQLLVSLILDNRIQGHIDQVNRLLERGDRSKGMKKYAAVEKWNTQLKSLYQTISNRVG, encoded by the exons ATGCCTTTGAGGG ACATGGAGGATTATGGATTTGAGTACTCAGAAGAGGAGCCTGAGGAGCAGGATGTTGATATTGAGAATCAATATTACAATTCTAAAG GTTTGGTTGAGACTGATCCAGAAGGTGCACTTGCTGGCTTTGCTGAAGTAGTTCGCATGGAACCAGAGAAGGCAGAGTG GGGATTTAAAGCTCTAAAACAAACAGTCAAGCTTTATTATCGGTTAGGGAAGTATAAAGAGATGATGGAAGCCTACAGGGTGATGTTGACCTATATTAAATCTGCAGTGACACGAAACTACAGTGAAAAATGCATCAACAACATCATGGATTTTGTTTCTGGATCAGCTAGCCAGAATTTTGGGCTTCTGCAAGAGTTTTACCAGACCACTCTGAAGGCCCTTGAAGAGGCAAAAAATGAG AGATTGTGGTTTAAGACAAATCTTAAGCTTTGCAAGATTTGGTTCGACATGGGTGAATATGGGCGAATGAATAAG ATTTTGAAAGAACTTCACAAATCTTGTCGAAGAGAAGATGGTACAGATGATCAAAAGAAAGGAACCCAACTTTTGGAAGTATATGCAATTGAGATTCAAATGTATACTGAGACcaagaataacaaaaaactcAAG CAACTATACCAGAAAGCACTTACAATCAAATCAGCCATACCCCATCCAAGAATAATGGGGATAATTCATGAATGTGGTGGGAAAATGCATATGGCAGAGCGCCAATGGGCAGATGCAGCAACTGACTTTTTTGAAGCTTTTAAGAATTATGATGAAGCTGGGAATCAGCGACGTATCCAATGCTTAAA ATACTTGGTTCTGGCTAACATGCTCATGGAGTCAGAAGTTAATCCTTTTGATGGACAGGAGGCAAAGCC ATATAAAAATGATCCTGAAATTTTGGCCATGACAAATCTGATAGCAGCATATCAACGCAATGAGATATTGGAGTTTGAAAAAATTCTGAAG AGTAATCGAAGAACAATCATGGATGATCTCTTCATCAGAAATTACATCGAGGAtctgttaaaaaatataagaacacAAGTGTTGCTCAAGCTCATCAAACCATACACGAGAATCCGTATCCCTTTCATATCAAAG GAGCTGAATGTGCCAGAGGAAGATGTTGAGCAGCTGTTGGTGTCGCTGATTTTGGATAACCGAATTCAAGGGCATATTGATCAAGTGAACCGATTATTAGAGCGTGGTGACAG ATCGAAAGGAATGAAGAAGTATGCAGCAGTGGAGAAATGGAACACACAGCTTAAATCCCTTTATCAAACTATTAGCAATCGAGTGGGTTGA
- the LOC117919979 gene encoding ubiquitin-conjugating enzyme E2 22 has protein sequence MATNENLPPNVIKQLAKELKNLDETPPEGIKVVVNDDDFSTIFADVEGPAGTPYENGVFRMKLLLSHDFPHSPPKGYFLTKIFHPNIATNGEICVNTLKKDWNPSLGLRHVLIVVRCLLIEPFPESALNEQAGKMLLENYEEYARHARIYTGIHALKPKPKFKTGAISESTTALNVDQTNSSVLNVEQKNTALQLPPSSLATCMTAGGGKGGGNGQAPTTETGVSGSAAATPHKKESGLAKVQADKKKMDARKKSLKRL, from the exons ATG GCGACTAATGAAAATCTTCCACCAAATGTAATAAAGCAACTTGCAAAGGAGTTAAAGAATCTTGATGAGACCCCTCCTGAGGGCATTAAAGTAGTTGtaaatgatgatgatttttcaACTATATTTGCTGATGTTGAAGGCCCAG CTGGGACTCCATATGAGAATGGTGTTTTCCGGATGAAGTTGTTATTGTCTCATGACTTCCCTCATTCCCCTCCTAAAG GTTACTTCCTGACTAAGATTTTCCATCCAAACATTGCAACCAATGGTGAGATCTGCGTCAACACACTCAAAAAGGATTGGAACCCAAGCCTTGGACTGCGACATGTCCTCATT GTGGTCAGGTGTTTGCTGATCGAACCATTTCCAGAATCAGCCTTGAATGAACAGGCTGGCAAGATGCTGCTTGAAAATTATGAGGAGTATGCCAGGCATGCAAG GATTTACACTGGAATTCATGCCCTAAAGCCAAAACCCAAGTTTAAAACAGGAGCTATTTCTGAGTCAACCACAGCCCTGAATGTTGACCAAACGAACAGCTCAGTTCTTAATGTTGAGCAGAAGAACACAGCATTACAATTGCCACCATCCTCCTTGGCCACATGTATGACAGCAGGCGGCGGTAAAGGAGGAGGAAATGGTCAGGCTCCAACCACTGAAACAGGAGTTAGTGGATCTGCTGCAGCAACACCACATAAGAAGGAAAGTGGATTGGCAAAAGTTCAGGCAGACAAGAAGAAGATGGATGCAAGAAAGAAAAGTTTGAAGAGATTATGA
- the LOC117919978 gene encoding dihydrofolate reductase-like, which produces MKILCLHGFRTSGSFLHKQISKWDPSIFAQFQMEFPDGMFPAGGKSDIEGIFPPPYFEWFQFDKEFTEYTNLEECIAYLCEYITTKGPFDGLLGFSQGATLSALLLGYQGQGKVLKEHPPMKLFVSISGSKFRDPSICDVAYKDPIKVRSVHFIGAKDWLRLPSEDLATAFDNPLIIRHPQGHTVPRLDEAATEQLRSWTTEILLHQSNNASVNKHNLENGEVKADEAQMENGEVKAEEHKGKVEEACKTQKPEGVIEKKMENGAGGLEATQA; this is translated from the exons ATGAAGATACTGTGCCTCCATGGCTTCCGAACCAGTGGGAGTTTCCTCCATAAGCAAATCAGCAAATGGGATCCTTCCATTTTCGCTCAATTTCAAATG GAGTTCCCAGATGGCATGTTTCCAGCAGGAGGCAAATCAGACATAGAGGGCATTTTTCCACCACCTTACTTTGAGTGGTTCCAATTCGacaag GAGTTTACAGAATACACAAACTTGGAAGAATGCATAGCTTACTTGTGTGAATACATCACCACCAAAGGCCCTTTTGATGGTTTGCTTGGATTCTCTCAG GGAGCAACACTATCAGCTCTTTTACTGGGCTACCAGGGACAG GGGAAGGTGTTGAAGGAGCACCCACCCATGAAGTTGTTTGTATCAATTTCAGGGTCCAAGTTCAGAGATCCCAGCATATGTGATGTTGCCTATAAGGACCCCATCAAAGTCAGATCAGTCCACTTCATTGGAGCCAAGGACTGGTTGAGATTGCCTTCTGAGGACCTCGCCACTGCCTTTGACAACCCTCTTATCATAAGGCACCCTCAAGGCCACACCGTCCCTAGATTAG ATGAGGCAGCAACTGAGCAATTAAGAAGCTGGACCACGGAAATCCTCCTCCATCAAAGCAATAACGCTTCAGTTAACAAACATAATTTGGAGAATGGAGAAGTGAAAGCAGATGAGGCACAGATGGAGAATGGAGAAGTGAAAGCAGAGGAGCACAAGGGTAAGGTAGAAGAAGCATGTAAGACCCAAAAACCAGAGGGTGTAATTGAGAAAAAGATGGAGAATGGAGCTGGGGGGTTAGAGGCAACACAAGCCTGA
- the LOC117919977 gene encoding COP9 signalosome complex subunit 2 isoform X2 has product MGSDADMEDYGFEYSEEEPEEQDVDIENQYYNSKGLVETDPEGALAGFAEVVRMEPEKAEWGFKALKQTVKLYYRLGKYKEMMEAYRVMLTYIKSAVTRNYSEKCINNIMDFVSGSASQNFGLLQEFYQTTLKALEEAKNERLWFKTNLKLCKIWFDMGEYGRMNKILKELHKSCRREDGTDDQKKGTQLLEVYAIEIQMYTETKNNKKLKQLYQKALTIKSAIPHPRIMGIIHECGGKMHMAERQWADAATDFFEAFKNYDEAGNQRRIQCLKYLVLANMLMESEVNPFDGQEAKPYKNDPEILAMTNLIAAYQRNEILEFEKILKSNRRTIMDDLFIRNYIEDLLKNIRTQVLLKLIKPYTRIRIPFISKELNVPEEDVEQLLVSLILDNRIQGHIDQVNRLLERGDRSKGMKKYAAVEKWNTQLKSLYQTISNRVG; this is encoded by the exons ATGGGTTCCG ATGCAGACATGGAGGATTATGGATTTGAGTACTCAGAAGAGGAGCCTGAGGAGCAGGATGTTGATATTGAGAATCAATATTACAATTCTAAAG GTTTGGTTGAGACTGATCCAGAAGGTGCACTTGCTGGCTTTGCTGAAGTAGTTCGCATGGAACCAGAGAAGGCAGAGTG GGGATTTAAAGCTCTAAAACAAACAGTCAAGCTTTATTATCGGTTAGGGAAGTATAAAGAGATGATGGAAGCCTACAGGGTGATGTTGACCTATATTAAATCTGCAGTGACACGAAACTACAGTGAAAAATGCATCAACAACATCATGGATTTTGTTTCTGGATCAGCTAGCCAGAATTTTGGGCTTCTGCAAGAGTTTTACCAGACCACTCTGAAGGCCCTTGAAGAGGCAAAAAATGAG AGATTGTGGTTTAAGACAAATCTTAAGCTTTGCAAGATTTGGTTCGACATGGGTGAATATGGGCGAATGAATAAG ATTTTGAAAGAACTTCACAAATCTTGTCGAAGAGAAGATGGTACAGATGATCAAAAGAAAGGAACCCAACTTTTGGAAGTATATGCAATTGAGATTCAAATGTATACTGAGACcaagaataacaaaaaactcAAG CAACTATACCAGAAAGCACTTACAATCAAATCAGCCATACCCCATCCAAGAATAATGGGGATAATTCATGAATGTGGTGGGAAAATGCATATGGCAGAGCGCCAATGGGCAGATGCAGCAACTGACTTTTTTGAAGCTTTTAAGAATTATGATGAAGCTGGGAATCAGCGACGTATCCAATGCTTAAA ATACTTGGTTCTGGCTAACATGCTCATGGAGTCAGAAGTTAATCCTTTTGATGGACAGGAGGCAAAGCC ATATAAAAATGATCCTGAAATTTTGGCCATGACAAATCTGATAGCAGCATATCAACGCAATGAGATATTGGAGTTTGAAAAAATTCTGAAG AGTAATCGAAGAACAATCATGGATGATCTCTTCATCAGAAATTACATCGAGGAtctgttaaaaaatataagaacacAAGTGTTGCTCAAGCTCATCAAACCATACACGAGAATCCGTATCCCTTTCATATCAAAG GAGCTGAATGTGCCAGAGGAAGATGTTGAGCAGCTGTTGGTGTCGCTGATTTTGGATAACCGAATTCAAGGGCATATTGATCAAGTGAACCGATTATTAGAGCGTGGTGACAG ATCGAAAGGAATGAAGAAGTATGCAGCAGTGGAGAAATGGAACACACAGCTTAAATCCCTTTATCAAACTATTAGCAATCGAGTGGGTTGA